One segment of Anatilimnocola aggregata DNA contains the following:
- a CDS encoding DUF1588 domain-containing protein: MRRYLITLSCLLLPLGYSCLVQIASVYAAEELKFASLDESRAEFERSVKSVLTKKCGNCHHGEKIEGELDLLALDTDLKGSTSAARWAMVLEKVNAREMPPKEGTPLTDAEFKSLNDWIAAEMKRAGKHLARREAYNNGNKIPHHMLFAPQQAAPLDAPPRIRTVSPEIYSAYTRDLSKGAESLIGQPFSPSGKSTFKDMHLPKVDEPVTAQIISNALALVERQTGFTREGDELKPRLGAQKDFLAFVDERLPLGDAEVEKAIKLQFARALEREPTAEELQRFTAFMKKNLAEAGRVAGVRYSLAAVFLLPEGIFRYELGAGPLDDKGRVRLSPNEIASAISLGLTDDRPPAWLSAAAASGDLDTQEGVAVAVRKLLADAKLAKPRILRFFREYFGYENAVEVFKETKDMPAHDPRALVEDTDQLISNILEQDKQVLKELLTTNKAFVMYKGAADSKKKRAEALAKFEEDKKKDPVKFKDKKPNLPGRAVYESYNLTDFPDQQPVELPKQERAGILTQPSWLVAWSTADDNHAILRGKWVRERLLGGVVPDLPITVDAQLPDAPHHTLRERMLVTHEKYCYQCHQYMNRVGLPFEVFDHFGRYRSKETVLDAEATAANLDKKGKPLGKVLKEIPVNSTGGLDFTLDAELNGDVQNGVELLHKLADSPVTEQVFVRHAFRYWLGRNETLGDAATLRRAHEDYVLKDGSMQALIVSLLSSDSFLYRVPAKNAADNP, encoded by the coding sequence ATGCGACGCTACCTCATCACACTCAGCTGTTTACTTCTCCCGCTGGGCTATTCTTGCCTGGTTCAGATTGCGTCGGTTTATGCGGCCGAAGAGCTGAAGTTTGCTTCACTGGATGAAAGCCGCGCGGAATTCGAGCGTTCGGTGAAATCGGTACTCACGAAGAAGTGTGGCAATTGTCATCATGGGGAAAAGATTGAGGGGGAACTGGATCTGCTGGCGCTCGATACCGATTTGAAGGGGAGCACAAGCGCTGCCCGCTGGGCGATGGTGCTGGAGAAAGTCAATGCGCGGGAGATGCCGCCGAAAGAAGGTACACCGCTGACCGATGCTGAGTTCAAGTCGCTGAACGATTGGATTGCTGCCGAGATGAAACGTGCTGGCAAGCACCTCGCCCGCCGCGAGGCATACAACAACGGCAACAAGATTCCGCATCACATGCTGTTCGCCCCCCAGCAAGCAGCACCCCTCGATGCACCTCCGCGGATTCGCACCGTCAGCCCGGAAATCTATTCGGCTTATACCCGCGATTTGAGCAAAGGGGCGGAAAGCCTGATTGGCCAACCCTTCTCGCCGAGCGGCAAAAGCACGTTCAAGGATATGCATCTGCCAAAGGTCGATGAACCGGTGACGGCGCAGATCATCAGCAACGCGCTAGCCCTCGTCGAACGGCAGACTGGTTTCACCCGCGAAGGGGATGAGCTTAAGCCGCGGCTCGGCGCGCAGAAAGACTTCCTGGCTTTTGTCGATGAGAGATTGCCGCTCGGCGATGCGGAAGTCGAGAAGGCAATCAAGCTGCAGTTCGCCCGAGCGCTCGAACGAGAACCGACGGCCGAAGAATTGCAGCGATTTACAGCGTTCATGAAGAAGAACCTCGCCGAAGCCGGGCGAGTCGCTGGCGTTCGTTATTCGCTCGCTGCTGTGTTTTTGCTGCCGGAGGGGATCTTTCGCTATGAACTCGGAGCCGGTCCGCTCGATGACAAGGGCCGGGTGCGCTTGTCGCCAAATGAGATCGCGTCAGCCATCAGCCTCGGCCTGACCGACGACCGTCCCCCAGCCTGGCTGAGCGCTGCGGCAGCGAGTGGCGATCTCGATACGCAGGAAGGAGTCGCCGTTGCCGTTCGCAAGCTGCTCGCAGACGCGAAGCTCGCTAAACCGCGGATCCTCCGGTTCTTCCGGGAGTACTTTGGTTATGAAAACGCCGTGGAGGTCTTTAAAGAAACAAAAGACATGCCGGCTCACGACCCGCGGGCGCTCGTCGAAGACACCGATCAGCTGATTTCCAATATCCTCGAACAGGACAAGCAGGTTTTGAAAGAATTACTCACCACGAACAAAGCGTTCGTCATGTACAAGGGGGCCGCCGATTCCAAAAAGAAACGTGCCGAAGCCTTAGCAAAGTTCGAAGAAGATAAAAAGAAAGACCCGGTGAAGTTCAAAGATAAAAAGCCGAACTTACCGGGCCGTGCAGTTTACGAATCATACAATCTGACGGACTTCCCCGATCAGCAACCTGTCGAACTTCCGAAGCAGGAGCGCGCTGGCATCCTCACGCAACCCTCGTGGCTCGTTGCTTGGTCGACTGCCGACGACAATCACGCAATCCTCCGCGGCAAGTGGGTTCGCGAGCGGTTGCTCGGCGGCGTGGTGCCGGATCTTCCGATTACTGTCGATGCGCAGTTGCCCGACGCACCGCACCACACGCTGCGTGAGCGGATGCTCGTCACGCACGAGAAGTACTGCTATCAATGTCATCAGTATATGAACCGCGTTGGCCTACCGTTTGAAGTGTTCGATCATTTCGGCCGCTACCGCTCCAAGGAGACAGTGCTCGACGCAGAAGCGACCGCCGCCAATCTCGATAAGAAAGGCAAGCCACTGGGCAAGGTGTTGAAAGAGATTCCGGTCAACTCGACCGGCGGCCTGGATTTCACGCTTGATGCGGAACTAAACGGCGATGTGCAGAACGGCGTGGAATTGTTGCACAAACTGGCGGACTCACCGGTGACGGAACAGGTATTTGTCCGCCATGCGTTCCGCTATTGGCTCGGCCGGAACGAAACTTTGGGCGATGCCGCTACTCTGCGACGAGCCCACGAAGATTACGTCCTTAAGGATGGCAGCATGCAGGCGCTGATCGTTAGTTTACTTAGTAGCGACTCATTCTTGTATCGTGTTCCCGCAAAGAACGCTGCCGATAATCCCTGA
- a CDS encoding DUF1549 domain-containing protein gives MMLLAVVSCGVAVCAAEPAVVGSISASIDREIATALKSRALEPAPRATDGELVRRIYLDLLGRIPTPTEIDAFHELPGSDRSHGLIDALLAHEEFPVYWRGVFDDWLNGGALERDFGREGFLQFLQTALTENRPWNEIARQLLAPDVTREEERGSAYFLALRLRGDGGERLDNMTMAVATGLFGLQLQCAKCHDHPFVDELKQDHYYGLAAFFGRTQEAKYREFPLVKERAEGEVSFTTKSKEEKSARLLFLDNHEIAEPERPTDKNAWYVKGSDGLPDAPYFSRRQALAEYALRADSAYFKRALVNRVWKQLLGRGLVEPVDQMHTANPATHPAVLDLLADDFAASGFDIRRLMAAILHSETYLRSTRWETSGELPRAGLYAVGVLKPLSPEQLVLSMHQASGSLEPLRAKVARELKDQTPLAIAVRMQLGRDRDWQDFAQRFRNQSEGFEATAAQALFLSYHSLASKPLQPRQGNLVERLIKQKDDEAAVREAYRNILCRAPTEQELLSATDFLKDSSTKRETLAWDLAWALLCSAEFRFNY, from the coding sequence ATGATGCTGCTTGCTGTTGTGAGTTGCGGCGTGGCGGTTTGCGCAGCTGAACCCGCAGTTGTGGGGTCAATCAGCGCGAGCATTGACCGTGAAATCGCAACGGCACTGAAGTCACGAGCTCTAGAGCCCGCGCCCCGGGCAACCGATGGCGAACTTGTCCGACGCATCTATCTCGATCTCCTCGGTCGCATTCCTACTCCGACCGAGATCGACGCATTCCATGAGCTCCCAGGCAGTGACCGCAGCCATGGGCTCATCGACGCACTGCTCGCGCATGAAGAATTCCCTGTCTACTGGCGAGGAGTCTTCGACGATTGGCTGAACGGCGGTGCCTTGGAACGCGATTTTGGCCGCGAAGGCTTTCTGCAGTTCTTGCAAACGGCGCTGACTGAAAATCGCCCGTGGAACGAGATCGCGCGGCAGCTGCTCGCTCCGGATGTCACTCGCGAAGAGGAGCGAGGCTCCGCGTATTTTCTCGCACTGCGCTTGAGAGGGGATGGTGGCGAGCGGCTCGACAACATGACGATGGCAGTTGCTACCGGATTGTTCGGTCTACAGCTGCAGTGTGCTAAGTGCCACGATCATCCATTCGTCGATGAGTTGAAGCAGGATCATTACTACGGCTTGGCTGCCTTTTTCGGCCGCACTCAGGAGGCAAAGTATAGGGAATTTCCGTTGGTGAAAGAGCGGGCCGAGGGAGAGGTCTCGTTCACGACGAAGTCAAAGGAAGAAAAGTCGGCACGGCTGTTGTTCCTGGATAATCACGAAATTGCCGAACCAGAGCGCCCCACGGACAAGAACGCTTGGTACGTCAAAGGATCCGACGGCCTGCCGGATGCGCCCTATTTCAGCCGGCGGCAAGCCTTGGCGGAGTATGCCCTCAGGGCGGACTCGGCATACTTCAAGCGGGCGCTCGTGAACCGCGTGTGGAAGCAGTTACTCGGTCGTGGTCTGGTCGAACCCGTAGATCAAATGCACACTGCGAACCCGGCGACGCATCCCGCCGTCCTCGATCTGTTGGCAGACGACTTTGCCGCCAGTGGGTTTGACATCCGCCGGCTAATGGCCGCCATCTTGCATAGCGAAACTTATTTGCGATCGACTCGCTGGGAGACCAGCGGGGAGCTACCTCGCGCGGGGTTGTATGCCGTCGGCGTTCTCAAGCCGCTGTCACCGGAGCAACTGGTATTGAGTATGCATCAAGCCAGCGGCAGTCTCGAACCGCTACGAGCCAAGGTCGCGCGCGAGCTAAAGGATCAGACTCCCCTCGCGATTGCAGTCCGAATGCAGCTCGGCCGGGATCGCGATTGGCAGGACTTTGCCCAGCGGTTCCGTAACCAGAGCGAGGGCTTTGAGGCAACCGCCGCGCAGGCATTGTTCCTTTCCTACCACTCACTGGCGAGCAAACCTCTGCAGCCCAGGCAAGGCAACCTGGTCGAGAGACTGATCAAACAAAAGGACGACGAAGCCGCCGTCCGCGAGGCTTACCGCAACATCCTCTGCCGGGCTCCCACGGAGCAGGAACTACTCTCTGCTACTGATTTCCTCAAAGACTCCAGTACCAAGCGCGAGACGCTCGCCTGGGACCTGGCGTGGGCGCTGCTGTGCAGCGCTGAGTTTCGGTTTAACTACTGA
- a CDS encoding WD40 repeat domain-containing protein, with product MADSLQIKKVEKAFYADDGAKRGPLTMARLRFHPREQKVFAQTADRRLALFDLTAEASQKGKGGSQFVPCTWICPHEIGWIRSFAVHPQGNIVATGGSDRTLRLWNWEEGKTSDNPLLQTNAHDGWVEAIAYSADGDKLVTASSDGLVKIWQSSDLKLLHTLRGHKHAIFDLAFTKSGEQIISGGEDGQCKVWDVARGELQREWTFGNSNDQFGQNPRHSGVHRLSLSHDQRWLAVAGGEQVDLFEVAEGRLLASEKGGMDTAFHPKLPLLVTGEIEFKLWQYDEAALVKAIAAKPDKNNKAKGIPGKLLSSIKRGDFSLGLDFSADGRQLVLGKADGNVELHELT from the coding sequence ATGGCCGACTCTTTGCAAATCAAGAAAGTGGAGAAGGCGTTTTACGCCGACGATGGCGCCAAGCGCGGTCCACTGACGATGGCCCGTCTGCGGTTCCATCCGCGCGAGCAGAAAGTGTTCGCTCAAACCGCGGATCGGCGTCTCGCGCTGTTCGACTTGACTGCCGAAGCGAGTCAGAAAGGCAAAGGGGGTTCGCAATTCGTCCCTTGCACGTGGATCTGTCCTCACGAAATCGGTTGGATCCGAAGCTTCGCGGTGCATCCCCAAGGAAACATAGTCGCAACCGGCGGCTCCGATCGGACGCTTCGATTGTGGAACTGGGAAGAAGGCAAAACGAGCGACAATCCCCTCCTGCAAACCAATGCGCATGACGGCTGGGTGGAGGCGATTGCTTATTCTGCAGATGGCGACAAGCTCGTGACCGCCAGCTCTGATGGACTCGTGAAGATCTGGCAATCCAGCGACTTGAAATTGCTGCATACGCTGCGCGGCCACAAGCATGCCATCTTCGATCTGGCTTTCACAAAATCCGGCGAGCAGATCATCAGCGGCGGTGAGGACGGGCAGTGCAAGGTGTGGGACGTTGCTCGTGGCGAGCTGCAGCGCGAGTGGACTTTCGGCAATTCCAACGATCAGTTCGGGCAGAACCCGCGGCACAGCGGCGTGCATCGCTTGTCGCTGAGTCATGACCAACGCTGGCTGGCGGTAGCGGGTGGCGAGCAGGTCGATTTGTTCGAAGTCGCCGAGGGACGGTTGCTCGCCAGCGAAAAAGGCGGAATGGACACAGCCTTCCATCCGAAGTTGCCGCTGCTCGTGACGGGCGAGATTGAGTTCAAGCTATGGCAATACGACGAAGCCGCACTCGTCAAAGCCATCGCGGCCAAACCAGACAAGAATAACAAAGCAAAAGGCATCCCCGGCAAGTTGCTGAGCAGCATCAAGCGGGGCGATTTTTCCCTGGGCCTCGATTTCTCTGCCGACGGCCGGCAATTGGTTCTTGGCAAAGCGGATGGCAACGTGGAACTTCATGAATTGACATAA
- a CDS encoding GntR family transcriptional regulator: MNTAAASEDRCTLEASDESLADMVYQRVLEGILTGKYPQDAVLSELGVARELKVSRTPVHDALRQLAKDGLVVRQRNCRARVAGLTSDDVYEVFEMRKLLEGPAAELAAARMDARQLLPLQDFARELQQSPRGEAWTARWAEFDDVFHSTIATASGNRRLAHDIHRYRLLHKGFNRMATEPEGLQQALEEHLNILSALEARDGRLAQERMIAHIGAWQVHFIKHLPHGSSSSVGAPRRAERSKR; encoded by the coding sequence ATGAATACCGCCGCGGCGAGCGAAGATCGGTGCACTCTGGAAGCGAGCGATGAATCGCTGGCAGACATGGTGTATCAGCGCGTGTTGGAAGGCATTCTCACGGGCAAGTATCCGCAGGATGCCGTGCTCAGTGAACTAGGTGTCGCTCGCGAGTTGAAGGTAAGCCGGACGCCGGTCCATGACGCTCTGCGTCAGTTGGCCAAGGATGGGCTCGTCGTTCGCCAGCGGAACTGCCGGGCCCGGGTGGCTGGACTGACCAGCGACGATGTGTATGAAGTCTTCGAAATGCGTAAGCTGCTCGAAGGCCCCGCGGCAGAGCTAGCCGCAGCGAGGATGGATGCCCGGCAGTTGTTGCCGCTGCAAGATTTTGCCAGGGAATTGCAGCAGTCTCCGAGGGGCGAGGCGTGGACGGCTCGCTGGGCGGAGTTCGATGACGTCTTTCATTCGACCATTGCGACGGCTAGCGGCAATCGGCGGCTCGCTCACGATATTCATCGTTATCGCCTGCTGCACAAAGGCTTCAACCGCATGGCGACGGAGCCGGAGGGGCTGCAGCAGGCGCTGGAGGAGCATCTGAACATTCTGTCTGCGCTCGAAGCCCGCGACGGCCGGCTCGCGCAAGAGCGAATGATCGCCCACATTGGGGCTTGGCAGGTGCACTTCATTAAGCACCTGCCACATGGGAGCTCATCCTCTGTGGGTGCACCGCGACGGGCAGAGAGGAGCAAACGATGA
- a CDS encoding DUF1501 domain-containing protein, with the protein MNTFCKAIDHAFSRRVLLQGAVTASACFGGFGRLFAADQAAAAQRASKKVVLIFMSGGPSQFETWDPKPGMPTGGPHCSIPTSLPGIHFDEFLPNLARLANRMITIRSMTSNNADHDQAGYISQTSYNPSSITAPAPHWLSVCAHEQPSPDPMVPSYVMLGRDNFGKLHVPGAGYLGAGLQGLNCPGNGNGPQDLPAASAEAIATYERREKLRAAAGREFAAGRDAELIAQHESSFAQVGRLLKNQGLFALDREPAKYLERYGDSALGRDCLLARRLLERGVPFVRVQHQSGLAWDKHRRAFQSQRWINAEFDTAVGALIDDIRDRGLWQDTLVVLMGEFGRTPDLQGQGSPGRNHWTKCWSLSFGGCGLKEGLMIGKTNDKGTELTDRPVTIHDLFCTFYQALGIEPHKELTFEERPIPFVEDKLGKAVREVF; encoded by the coding sequence ATGAATACGTTCTGCAAAGCGATCGATCACGCTTTCTCACGGCGCGTGCTGCTGCAAGGAGCAGTTACCGCGAGCGCCTGCTTTGGCGGTTTTGGCCGGTTGTTTGCCGCGGACCAGGCGGCGGCCGCTCAGCGGGCTAGCAAGAAGGTTGTGCTCATCTTCATGAGCGGCGGGCCGAGCCAATTTGAAACGTGGGATCCCAAGCCAGGTATGCCGACGGGTGGACCGCATTGTTCGATTCCAACTTCGCTGCCCGGCATTCATTTTGATGAGTTTCTGCCGAACCTGGCTCGGCTGGCGAACCGGATGATCACGATTCGCAGCATGACGAGCAACAATGCCGACCACGATCAGGCCGGCTACATTTCGCAAACGAGCTATAATCCGAGTTCGATCACCGCGCCGGCGCCGCATTGGCTTTCGGTCTGCGCGCACGAGCAACCATCGCCCGATCCGATGGTGCCGTCATACGTCATGCTGGGACGCGACAACTTCGGCAAACTCCATGTGCCGGGCGCGGGATATCTCGGAGCTGGTTTGCAGGGCCTTAACTGTCCGGGCAATGGTAATGGCCCGCAGGATCTGCCGGCGGCAAGCGCGGAAGCAATCGCCACTTACGAGCGGCGGGAAAAGCTGCGAGCGGCCGCAGGACGGGAGTTTGCCGCCGGCCGCGATGCGGAGCTAATTGCCCAGCATGAAAGCTCATTCGCCCAGGTCGGCCGGCTGCTGAAGAACCAGGGCTTATTCGCGCTCGATCGCGAGCCAGCGAAGTACCTGGAGCGCTACGGCGATTCGGCCCTCGGTCGCGACTGCCTGCTCGCTCGCCGCTTGCTGGAGCGGGGCGTGCCCTTTGTGCGCGTGCAGCATCAGTCGGGCCTCGCCTGGGACAAGCATCGGCGGGCGTTTCAAAGCCAGCGGTGGATCAACGCCGAGTTCGATACCGCGGTCGGCGCGCTCATTGACGACATCCGTGACCGCGGCCTGTGGCAGGACACGCTCGTCGTGCTCATGGGCGAGTTCGGCCGAACTCCCGATTTGCAAGGTCAAGGCTCGCCGGGGCGTAACCACTGGACGAAGTGCTGGTCTCTCTCGTTTGGCGGCTGTGGATTGAAGGAAGGCCTGATGATCGGCAAAACGAACGACAAAGGCACCGAACTAACCGACCGGCCGGTCACCATTCACGATCTGTTCTGCACGTTTTATCAAGCGCTTGGTATTGAGCCGCACAAGGAACTGACGTTTGAAGAGCGTCCGATTCCTTTCGTGGAAGACAAGTTGGGCAAAGCAGTGCGCGAAGTTTTTTAG